Genomic window (Planococcus sp. MSAK28401):
TGACTACGTTCCATACGAAACGCTTGAGCAAATCATCAAACAACCACTAGTAACTACTGAAACTCTTGGTAGCTACGATGTATTGGTAAACGTAAAAGGCGGCGGGTTCACTGGACAAGCCGGCGCTATCCGTCACGGAATCGCACGCGCTCTACTTACAGTAGACCCAGAATTCCGCGGAGCACTTAAATCTGCTGGATTCCTAACACGTGACCCACGTATGAAAGAACGTAAAAAATACGGTCTTAAAGCGGCACGTCGCGCACCTCAGTTCTCAAAACGTTAATTTTATCTTTCAAAAGCACTTTCCGGTTTTCCGGAAGGTGCTTTTTCATGTTTTGGCGAAGCTTATAGCAAACCGAAAAGGAGTGGATGGAATGAACCGCATTAATTTGATCTGCCTGGGCGTTCAGGACATGGAAAGGTCTGTGAAGTTTTACCGGGATGAACTGGGCTTCCAAACGGACGAAACGAGCGATAAACCGGACATCATTTTCTTCAATACTACTGGTACGAAATTGGAGCTATATCCTTTAGAGGAGTTGGCAAAAGACATCGACGCAGCAAATCCGCCGGTGAAAAGCGGGTTCTCTGGCATCACTTTGGCCTATAATGCAAAATCCCGTGATGAAGTGGACCAAGTGATGGAATTGGCCAGAAAAGCGGGAGCAGTGATCGTGAAACAACCTGTTGATGTCTTTTGGGGAGGGTATTCGGGTTATTTCCAAGACCCTGACGGCTATCACTGGGAAGTTGCATATGGACCGGATTTCACATTCGATGCACAGGACATGCTCAACTTGGGGCGCGGTGAATAGTAAATGCACTGAAGATGCCGTATGGCGAAAAGCCGGAATGGATTTAAAAACGCTTTCACTATGTTATACTGGACCGTAGCAAAAGTGATAAGGAGTGTAGTGAAATGTTAAGTGAAACACAAGTGCGAGAAGCAGTCGGAGCTCTAGAAGATCCGTTTTTACATAGAACCCTTTCGGAAACAAACGGCATCTTGTCGGTGAAAATCAAAGAAGAGAAAAAATATGTCAGTGTCAAATTGGCAATCGCTAAAACGAATACACCGGAACAAATGCAACTTCAGATGAAAGTCGTGGACGCCATCAAAGGTGTCGGCGCTGATTCAGTCGGCATTCGTTTTGAAGAACTGCCACCGGAAGCATTGGCGCAGTTCCGCGGGACCGCCAACGAATCGGAAGCACAAGACCTATTGTCTCCATTGAACAAAGTCGAATTCATTTCCATCGCCAGCGGCAAAGGCGGCGTCGGTAAATCGACTGTCTCCGTTAACTTGGCGATCGCGCTTGCCCGTGCAGGAAAAAAAGTCGGAATCGTCGATGCAGACATCTACGGCTTCAGTGTGCCGGACATGATGGGCATTGATAAAGCACCGGTTGTACGCGGCGATACGATCATCCCTGTCGAGCGCTTCGGCGTCAAAGTCATTTCCATGGGCTTCTTTGTCGAAGACAATATGCCCGTCGTATGGCGTGGCCCGATGCTCGGAAAAGTGTTGGACCAATTCTTCCGCGACGTCGAGTGGGGAGATCTTGACTACCTTCTCTTGGACTTGCCGCCAGGAACAGGGGACGTCGCACTCGACATCCACCAGATGCTTCCTGCTTCTAAAGAAATCGTCGTCACCACGCCGCATCCAACAGCGGCATTCGTGGCAGCCCGCGCAGGAGCAATGGCTTTGCAAACCAATCACGAAGTATTGGGCGTTGTAGAGAATATGTCTTGGTTTGAAAGCCAAGGATCCGGCAAAAAAGAATACATCTTTGGTAAAGGCGGCGGGGCAAAGCTTGCCGAAGAGTTGCAATCTCCACTGCTTGGGCAGATTCCACTGGGGCAACCGGACTGGGATGAAAATGATTTCGCTCCATCTGTTTATGCAGAAGATCACCCAACCGGAAAGATTTATGGAGAGATTGCCCAACAAGTCCTCCAGCAATTCGCGAATAAAGAGAACAAGCAATAAAACATATCATCCGGAAACCGGCTTTCGGTTTCCGGATTTTTATATAGGCAGTAAAAGACTTTCAAGGTTTGTTCACAACTCCTCCTGCAGATAGAAGGGTTTGTTGATACAATCGAAAGGAACTTTAAATTAACGGAGGCAATACACGTGACTATACGAAATTGGGTTAAGTTTGCATTAACTGCATTATTGATAGGCGGAGGGATTACCGGCTTGCTCGGAATCTTCATCCGCTGGAACGATGTCTTCTCTGAAGCAGCACAAAATGGACAATGGGGAGAATTCATCGCAGGCTTTGTCTGGATGATCGTCGTCGGATTGACGATGAGCTTGATTGCACAGATGGGCTTCTTCGCCTACTTGACGATTCACCAGTTCGGCCATAATATGTTCCGCTCACTGCGGTTGTGGAATTGGGTCCAGCTCTTGATCATCGCGATCGTCATCTTTGATTTGATTGTTTTCCGGTTCCTTCCGAATGTCGAGACGGGCGGTCAAGGATTCCTTTATGGAACACTCTTGTTCATTCTATTGGCAGTGTCACTCATCACAGCTTACTTCAAAGCAAAATGGACAGCGAAATCAGCCTTCATTTCAGCGCTATTCTTTATGATTGTCGTCACAACATTGGAATGGCTGCCGGCTTTGATGGTAAGAGCGGGTAATGTAGACAGCTGGGTAACCTTATTGTTGTTCCCATTGCTTGCAGTAAACGCCTATCAACTTCTCGCCTTGCCGAAATACAATGAGAAGTCTGAAGAGGACCGTTTGAAACTTGAAGCGCGCCGGGCTGCCAGAAAAGCACAAACAGCTGAAGGGAAGAAATGATTTTTCAGAAAAGTTCCGCTTTCTGCCTTTAGGGCAGGGAGCGGAACTTTTTGTTTTCGACGGCTTTTTTCAGGGCATCGACAAACGCTTTACCTATAGGGTTTAGAAGGTGTTTTGAAGAGATTTCAAGAAGCTGAAAAGTTCTTTTGAAAAAATTTTAGTAAATGCGTTGACATATATTTAAACATGCTTTAATATAATAAAAGTCGTCAGGAACGACAGCAAACATGAACCTTGAAAACTGAACAGCAAAACGTCAATAATACAGCCGCGAGTGATCGCGGCACAACTACTGATCAGCTTCGGCAGATCAAGCGAATCGCGCGTCTTTTAGACGGCGATACGCCAGCAGTATTGAGCAATCAACTACTCTATAATGGAGAGTTTGATCCTGGCTCAGGACGAACGCTGGCGGCGTGCCTAATACATGCAAGTCGAGCGGAGATGTTGGAGCTTGCTCCAACATTTTAGCGGCGGACGGGTGAGTAACACGTGGGCAACCTGCCCTGCAGATCGGGATAACTCCGGGAAACCGGTGCTAATACCGAATAGTTTGCGGCCTCTCATGAGGCCACACGGAAAGACGGTTTCGGCTGTCACTGCAGGATGGGCCCGCGGCGCATTAGCTAGTTGGTGAGGTAACGGCTCACCAAGGCCACGATGCGTAGCCGACCTGAGAGGGTGATCGGCCACACTGGGACTGAGACACGGCCCAGACTCCTACGGGAGGCAGCAGTAGGGAATCTTCCGCAATGGACGAAAGTCTGACGGAGCAACGCCGCGTGAGTGAAGAAGGTTTTCGGATCGTAAAACTCTGTTGTGAGGGAAGAACAAGTACCAACTAACTACTGGTACCTTGACGGTACCTCACCAGAAAGCCACGGCTAACTACGTGCCAGCAGCCGCGGTAATACGTAGGTGGCAAGCGTTGTCCGGAATTATTGGGCGTAAAGCGCGCGCAGGCGGTCCTTTAAGTCTGATGTGAAAGCCCACGGCTCAACCGTGGAGGGTCATTGGAAACTGGGGGACTTGAGTGCAGAAGAGGAAAGTGGAATTCCACGTGTAGCGGTGAAATGCGTAGAGATGTGGAGGAACACCAGTGGCGAAGGCGACTTTCTGGTCTGTAACTGACGCTGAGGCGCGAAAGCGTGGGGAGCAAACAGGATTAGATACCCTGGTAGTCCACGCCGTAAACGATGAGTGCTAAGTGTTAGGGGGTTTCCGCCCCTTAGTGCTGCAGCTAACGCATTAAGCACTCCGCCTGGGGAGTACGGCCGCAAGGCTGAAACTCAAAGGAATTGACGGGGGCCCGCACAAGCGGTGGAGCATGTGGTTTAATTCGAAGCAACGCGAAGAACCTTACCAGGTCTTGACATCCCGCTGACCGCCTAGGAGACTAGGCTTTCCCTTCGGGGACAGCGGTGACAGGTGGTGCATGGTTGTCGTCAGCTCGTGTCGTGAGATGTTGGGTTAAGTCCCGCAACGAGCGCAACCCTTGATCTTAGTTGCCAGCATTCAGTTGGGCACTCTAAGGTGACTGCCGGTGACAAACCGGAGGAAGGTGGGGATGACGTCAAATCATCATGCCCCTTATGACCTGGGCTACACACGTGCTACAATGGACGGTACAAAGGGCTGCAAACCCGCGAGGGGGAGCCAATCCCAGAAAACCGTTCTCAGTTCGGATTGCAGGCTGCAACTCGCCTGCATGAAGCCGGAATCGCTAGTAATCGCGGATCAGCATGCCGCGGTGAATACGTTCCCGGGCCTTGTACACACCGCCCGTCACACCACGAGAGTTTGTAACACCCGAAGTCGGTGGGGTAACCCTTACGGGAGCCAGCCGCCGAAGGTGGGACAGATGATTGGGGTGAAGTCGTAACAAGGTAGCCGTATCGGAAGGTGCGGCTGGATCACCTCCTTTCTAAGGATTATATCGGAACCGATTCTTACGGATCGGGTTGACGTTTTGCGTTCAGTTTTGAAGGTTCACTCCTTGCGGAGCACTTTCAAACTTGTTCTTTGAAAACTGGATAGATCGACATTGATTAAGAAACAAGCATCAAGTAGCGTGATCGCTTTGCGATCAACTTATTTTTTTTGACCATTCAGTGGTTAAGTTAATAAGGGCGCACGGTGGATGCCTTGGCACTAGGAGCCGAAGAAGGACGGCACTAACACCGATATGCCTCGGGGAGCTGTAAGTGAGCTGTGATCCGGGGATTTCCGAATGGGGAAACCCACTGTTCGTAATGGAGCAGTATCCATGTGTGAATACATAGCACATGAGAAGGCAGACTCAGGGAACTGAAACATCTAAGTACCTGAAGGAAGAGAAAGCAAATGCGATTCCCCAAGTAGCGGCGAGCGAAACGGGATCAGCCCAAACCAGAAGGCTTGCCTTCTGGGGTTGTAGGACACTCTATACGGAGTTACAAAGGAACGGATTAAGCGAAGCGACCTGGAACGGTCCGCAAGACAGGGTAATAGCCCCGTAGCTGAAAGTTCGTTCCCTCCAGAGTGGATCCTGAGTACGGCGGAACACGAGAAATTCCGTCGGAATCCGGGAGGACCATCTCCCAAGGCTAAATACTCCCTAGTGACCGATAGTGAACCAGTACCGTGAGGGAAAGGTGAAAAGCACCCCGGAAGGGGAGTGAAATAGATCCTGAAACCGTGTGCCTACAAGTAGTTAGAGCCCGTTAATGGGTGATAGCGTGCCTTTTGTAGAATGAACCGGCGAGTTACGATTGCATGCAAGGTTAAGGTGAGAAGCCGGAGCCGCAGCGAAAGCGAGTCTGAATAGGGCGAGTGAGTATGCAGTTGTAGACCCGAAACCAGGTGATCTACCCATGTCCAGGGTGAAGGTAAGGTAACACTTACTGGAGGCCCGAACCCACGCACGTTGAAAAGTGCGGGGATGAGGTGTGGGTAGCGGAGAAATTCCAATCGAACCTGGAGATAGCTGGTTCTCTCCGAAATAGCTTTAGGGCTAGCCTCAAGAAGAGAATCCTGGAGGTAGAGCACTGTTTGGACTAGGGGCCCATCCCGGGTTACCGAATTCAGACAAACTCCGAATGCCAGTGATTTATGCTTGGGAGTCAGACTGCGAGTGATAAGATCCGTAGTCAAGAGGGAAACAGCCCAGACCACCAGCTAAGGTCCCCAAATATCCGTTAAGTGGAAAAGGATGTGGCGTTGCTTAGACAACCAGGATGTTGGCTTAGAAGCAGCCATCATTTAAAGAGTGCGTAATAGCTCACTGGTCGAGTGACACTGCGCCGAAAATGTACCGGGGCTAAACGGATTACCGAAGCTGTGGATGGACATCGTAGATGTCCGTGGTAGGAGAGCGTTCTAAGGGCGTTGAAGTCAGACCGGAAGGACTGGTGGAGCGCTTAGAAGTGAGAATGCCGGTATGAGTAACGAAAGACGGGTGAGAATCCCGTCCACCGAATGCCTAAGGTTTCCTGAGGAAGGCTCGTCCGCTCAGGGTTAGTCGGGACCTAAGTCGAGGCCGATAGGCGTAGACGATGGACAACAGGTTGATATTCCTGTACCACCTCCCCGCCGTTTGAGTAATGGGGGGACGCAGAAGGATAGGGTGAGCGTGCCGTTGGTTGTGCACGTCCAAGTTGTGAGATGAGAAACGAGGCAAATCCCGTTTCTATGTACATCAAGCAGTGATGGCAAGAGGTTTACCTCAGAGTCCCTGATTTCACACTGCCAAGAAAAGCCTCTAGCGAGGCGGGAGGTGCCCGTACCGCAAACCGACACAGGTAGGCGAGAAGAGAATTCTAAGGTGAGCGAGTGAACTCTCGTTAAGGAACTCGGCAAAATGACCCCGTAACTTCGGGAGAAGGGGTGCTCTGGTAGGGTGTTACAGCCCGAGAGAGCCGCAGTGAATAGGCCCAGGCGACTGTTTAGCAAAAACACAGGTCTCTGCAAAACCGTAAGGTGACGTATAGGGGCTGACGCCTGCCCGGTGCTGGAAGGTTAAGGGGAGTGCTTAGCGCAAGCGAAGGTGCGAACCGAAGCCCCAGTAAACGGCGGCCGTAACTATAACGGTCCTAAGGTAGCGAAATTCCTTGTCGGGTAAGTTCCGACCCGCACGAAAGGCGTAACGATCTGGGCACTGTCTCAACGAGAGACTCGGTGAAATTATAGTACCTGTGAAGATGCAGGTTACCCGCGACAGGACGGAAAGACCCCGTGGAGCTTTACTGTAGCCTGATATTGAATTTTGGTGCAACTTGTACAGGATAGGTAGGAGCCAGAGAACCCGGAGCGCCAGCTTCGGGGGAGGCGTCGGTGGGATACTACCCTGGTTGTATTGAACTTCTAACCCACAAGCCTTAGCGGCTTGGGAGACAGTGTCAGGCGGGCAGTTTGACTGGGGCGGTCGCCTCCTAAAGAGTAACGGAGGCGCTCAAAGGTTCCCTCAGAATGGTTGGAAATCATTCGCAGAGTGTAAAGGCACAAGGGAGCTTGACTGCGAGACGGACAGGTCGAGCAGGGTCGAAAGACGGACTTAGTGATCCGGTGGTTCCGCATGGAAGGGCCATCGCTCAACGGATAAAAGCTACCCCGGGGATAACAGGCTTATCTCCCCCAAGAGTCCACATCGACGGGGAGGTTTGGCACCTCGATGTCGGCTCATCGCATCCTGGGGCTGTAGTCGGTCCCAAGGGTTGGGCTGTTCGCCCATTAAAGCGGTACGCGAGCTGGGTTCAGAACGTCGTGAGACAGTTCGGTCCCTATCCGTCGCGGGCGCAGGAAATTTGAGAGGAGCTGTCCTTAGTACGAGAGGACCGGGATGGACACACCGCTGGTGTACCAGTTGTTCTGCCAAGAGCATCGCTGGGTAGCTATGTGTGGCCGGGATAAGTGCTGAAAGCATCTAAGCACGAAGCCCCCCTCAAGATGAGATTTCCCATTGCGCAAGCAAGTAAGATCCCTCAAAGACTATGAGGTAGATAGGTTCGGGGTGGAAGCGTGGCGACACGTGCAGCTGACGAATACTAATCGATCGAGGACTTAACCAACAAACTGAAACGTGAGTTTCCCACAATGTCGATTTATCCAGTTTTGAGCGAACAAGCTCAAAGAGTCCAGTGATGATGGCAAAGAGGCCACACCCGTTCCCATCCCGAACACGGAAGTTAAGCTCTTTTGCGCCGATGGTAGTTGGGGGTTTCCCCCTGTGAGAGTAGGACGTCGCTGGGCAATCATCTTTTTTTACTTTGTACCGAGATTTCCTTTTACCTTGCTTCCATAGCTCAGCAGGTAGAGTGCTTCCATGGTAAGGAAGAGGTCACCGGTTCGAACCCGGTTGGAAGCTTTTGATTCTTTAAAGTTTCTTTACATCGGAAACTGTTTTCTTTATAATTTTTTTGTAAGGCCCCTTGGTCAAGCGGTTAAGACACCGCCCTTTCACGGCGGTAACACGGGTTCGAATCCCGTAGGGGTCACCATTCATGGAGGATTAGCTCAGCTGGGAGAGCATCTGCCTTACAAGCAGAGGGTCGGCGGTTCGATCCCGTCATCCTCCACCATGTGTCCATTTTGGATATTAATCGTATAGCGGTGGGGTAGCGAAGTGGCTAAACGCGGCGGACTGTAAATCCGCTCCTTCGGGTTCGGCAGTTCGAATCTGCCCCCCACCACCAGTTTTTATTGCTTTGGGGTATAGCCAAGCGGTAAGGCAACGGGTTTTGATCCCGTCATGCCCTGGTTCGAATCCAGGTACCCCAGCCATTTTTTATTTTGAGCCATTAGCTCAGTTGGTAGAGCATCTGACTTTTAATCAGAGGGTCGAAGGTTCGAATCCTTCATGGCTCATTTATCTTTGCGCATTTTTCGCGCGGGGCCTTAGCTCAGCTGGGAGAGCGCGACGCTGGCAGCGTCGAGGTCAGGGGTTCGAGCCCCCTAGGCTCCATTGTTCCATGTGCAATCCATGTGTAAAAACCCCGTATCCATTCAATTGGATACGGGGTTTTTTTAGCTTCCAATATATTCGGATTGCGGCCGGAAAATCACGTTATCTTGCTGTTGCTCTATAGCGTGGGCAGTCCAGCCGACAACCCGTGCAATGCTGAAGGTTGGGGTGAATAGTTCGGGTGGCATTTGGATAGACCGCATAATTGCTGCTGCATAGAATTCTACATTCGTATAAAGGGCCCGTCCTGGCTTTCGTTCATTTAGCAAATGAGTGATTTCTTTTTCTGCTAAGACTGCAAGGTTTAGCCATGGGTCTTGTTGTTGCAACTGCTGGCATTTTTCGCGAAGTAAGATAGCGCGCGGATCTTCTGTGCGATATACCCGGTGGCCGAACCCCATAATTTTTTCTCCTTGGGACAGCTTTTGTTCAATGACCGGATTGATCCTTTCGGGAGACTGGATTTCATCAAGCAATTCAAGCACGCCGGACGGGGCGCCTCCATGCAAAGGGCCTTTCATGGTGCCGAGTGCGGAAACGATGGCAGCGCTTAAGTCCGATTCTGTAGAAATGGTGACGCGGCTGGCGAAAGTGGATGCATTCATGCCATGTTCCATCGTTAAGTTCAAGTACGTTTCCAAGGCTTCAGTTTGTGCATGTGTCGGTACTTGTCCTTTAATCATCCACAAATAGTTTGCAGTGTGGCTCAGGTCGTTTCTTGGCGTGACGAATTCCTGGCCGGTACTTTGCCGGTATAGAAGCGCGGTCATCACTGGAAGGGCAGCAGTCAGGGCAATGGCTTGCTGTTGACTCGCCAATTTCTTGAATTCGGCATGTTGATAAGCCGAAACGAGTGTCCGGATCCCGTCCATTAATGAAGTCTCTTTGGGCAGGGCCTGCGCAATAGCCAAGAGATAATTCGGCAACTGGCGATAGGATGTTAACTGTTCAGTGAGGCTTGCGAGTTCTTCTCTTGAAGCATGATGCCCATGCCATAGGAAGTAAGCTGTTTGTTCAAAGCTTTTTCCTTCAATTACTTCATTCACCAATGTCCCGCGGTAACGCAGTTCACCTTTATCCCCTTCAACAGATGCAATGGCAGTTTGGACGGCAACAATGCCTTTAAGGCCTTTATGAAACATGGAAATTCCTCCTTTTTCTTAAGTATAAGCTGTGAATTTGATTATGAAAATTAAAGATTTATAATTGAAATAATTAAAAAAACTAATTGAAAGGGGATTGAAAATGGAGATGCAATGGTTGAGGACCTTTGCAGATGCTGCGGAAACCTTAAATTTTCGCAAGACTTCCGAACGCTTGATGTTATCGCAGCCGAGTGTGACGGTGCATATTCGGCAATTGGAAGAGTATTTGGGGATTCGTTTGTTCGACCGTATCAAGAATCGTGTGGTGCTAACCGAGGAGGGGCGGCATTTTAAACAGCAGGCAGAAATATTGGTAGAACAATTCGATTCGACGGTGGACGAGCTTCAATCGTTTGCCCAGGGCTACCGGCGAAAATGGACCATCGCAATCTCCCCGTTGATGGCTGAGACGGTGCTGCCTTATATTCTAAACTCATTTACGAAAGCGCACCCAGATATTGAGCTGGTTATCCGCGTGGAAGAGTCGGAGGCGATTGAAGACCTGGTGGAAAGCGGGGAAGTGTCTGCTGGCATTTCCGCTTTGCGGCCGGCAAAACGAATGATGTTTCATGAAGTGGTTTATGAAGATCCTTTATTGCTCATTGTGCCGAGGGATGCTTATGATGATGAGCGAGGACCGGTGGTTTCAGCAGCAGAGGTGTTGCAGCAGAATTTCATTTTCACGCACCATCATCCCGTTTTTTGGGAAGATTTACTGGTGAAATTGCGCGTGCAGCTGCCGGGCATCCGGACCATGAAAGTGACGCAGGCCCATATTGCAAAACGGTTTATCCAGGAAGGGCTCGGTGTGTCATTTTTGCCAAAGTCGATGGTGCGCCGTGAATTGATCGAGGGGCGTTTGATGGAAGCCCGCTTTGACTTATTCCCATTGCCCAGTGTCGCGACGTATTTCCTATCCCGCAATATGGGAGAACTGGAAAAAGAGTTCTTGAGCCGCGTGCAATCAGTTTATTTCAGGTGAATTGAAGAGACGAGAGTCTTATAGAAAATGGCGGATGTAGCGGATGCACTGGTATACTGCAAATAAGGAGGGGATGGATATGTATATTGAACAGCGCAATATTCGGCTACGTTTGCTGAAACGTGAGGATTTTAAAGCATTATGGGCGCTTTATACACCGGACATCTTCGAATACATGCTGACTAAGGTGGAGCAATTTGAAGATTTAGAGGCGTGGTTATCGGCTGGAATGAACCAATCCAATGTTCTGGTGTTTGCCGTGGAGCTTCCGGAAAGCGGCGAG
Coding sequences:
- the rpsI gene encoding 30S ribosomal protein S9 is translated as MAQVQYIGTGRRKNSTARVRLVPGDGTITINNRDVSDYVPYETLEQIIKQPLVTTETLGSYDVLVNVKGGGFTGQAGAIRHGIARALLTVDPEFRGALKSAGFLTRDPRMKERKKYGLKAARRAPQFSKR
- a CDS encoding VOC family protein; this encodes MNRINLICLGVQDMERSVKFYRDELGFQTDETSDKPDIIFFNTTGTKLELYPLEELAKDIDAANPPVKSGFSGITLAYNAKSRDEVDQVMELARKAGAVIVKQPVDVFWGGYSGYFQDPDGYHWEVAYGPDFTFDAQDMLNLGRGE
- a CDS encoding Mrp/NBP35 family ATP-binding protein, which encodes MLSETQVREAVGALEDPFLHRTLSETNGILSVKIKEEKKYVSVKLAIAKTNTPEQMQLQMKVVDAIKGVGADSVGIRFEELPPEALAQFRGTANESEAQDLLSPLNKVEFISIASGKGGVGKSTVSVNLAIALARAGKKVGIVDADIYGFSVPDMMGIDKAPVVRGDTIIPVERFGVKVISMGFFVEDNMPVVWRGPMLGKVLDQFFRDVEWGDLDYLLLDLPPGTGDVALDIHQMLPASKEIVVTTPHPTAAFVAARAGAMALQTNHEVLGVVENMSWFESQGSGKKEYIFGKGGGAKLAEELQSPLLGQIPLGQPDWDENDFAPSVYAEDHPTGKIYGEIAQQVLQQFANKENKQ
- a CDS encoding KinB-signaling pathway activation protein translates to MTIRNWVKFALTALLIGGGITGLLGIFIRWNDVFSEAAQNGQWGEFIAGFVWMIVVGLTMSLIAQMGFFAYLTIHQFGHNMFRSLRLWNWVQLLIIAIVIFDLIVFRFLPNVETGGQGFLYGTLLFILLAVSLITAYFKAKWTAKSAFISALFFMIVVTTLEWLPALMVRAGNVDSWVTLLLFPLLAVNAYQLLALPKYNEKSEEDRLKLEARRAARKAQTAEGKK
- a CDS encoding citrate synthase/methylcitrate synthase, whose protein sequence is MFHKGLKGIVAVQTAIASVEGDKGELRYRGTLVNEVIEGKSFEQTAYFLWHGHHASREELASLTEQLTSYRQLPNYLLAIAQALPKETSLMDGIRTLVSAYQHAEFKKLASQQQAIALTAALPVMTALLYRQSTGQEFVTPRNDLSHTANYLWMIKGQVPTHAQTEALETYLNLTMEHGMNASTFASRVTISTESDLSAAIVSALGTMKGPLHGGAPSGVLELLDEIQSPERINPVIEQKLSQGEKIMGFGHRVYRTEDPRAILLREKCQQLQQQDPWLNLAVLAEKEITHLLNERKPGRALYTNVEFYAAAIMRSIQMPPELFTPTFSIARVVGWTAHAIEQQQDNVIFRPQSEYIGS
- a CDS encoding LysR family transcriptional regulator gives rise to the protein MEMQWLRTFADAAETLNFRKTSERLMLSQPSVTVHIRQLEEYLGIRLFDRIKNRVVLTEEGRHFKQQAEILVEQFDSTVDELQSFAQGYRRKWTIAISPLMAETVLPYILNSFTKAHPDIELVIRVEESEAIEDLVESGEVSAGISALRPAKRMMFHEVVYEDPLLLIVPRDAYDDERGPVVSAAEVLQQNFIFTHHHPVFWEDLLVKLRVQLPGIRTMKVTQAHIAKRFIQEGLGVSFLPKSMVRRELIEGRLMEARFDLFPLPSVATYFLSRNMGELEKEFLSRVQSVYFR